In Bufo gargarizans isolate SCDJY-AF-19 chromosome 6, ASM1485885v1, whole genome shotgun sequence, a single genomic region encodes these proteins:
- the LOC122941688 gene encoding gastrula zinc finger protein XlCGF49.1-like, with product MQKLDLIKHHRIHKDEKPFLCSHCGKCFIQKSDLIKHQRIHTDIKSFTCSDCGKCFIQKSDVIKYLRFHMDKKSFLCLECGKCFTLKSALVIHQRSHTGEKPFLCSECGKCFIQKADLVAHQRIHTGEKPFSCSQCGKCFTHRSSLIAHQIMHTGEKRFSCSECGKCFTQKSALVVHQRIHTGEKPFSCSDCGKCFAQKSPLVAHQRLHKAEKPFSH from the coding sequence ATGCAGAAATTAGATCTCATTAAACACCATAGAATTCACAAGGATGAAAAGCCATTTTTGTGTTCAcattgtgggaaatgttttatacagAAATCAGATCtcattaaacatcagagaattcacacggaTATAAAATCATTTACATGTTCAgattgtggaaaatgttttatacAGAAATCCGATGTCATTAAATATCTGAGATTTCACATGGATAAAAAGTCATTTTTGTGCttggaatgtgggaaatgttttacgctgaaatcagctcttgttatacatcagagaagtcacacaggggagaaaccatttttatgttcagaatgtgggaaatgttttatccaGAAAGCAGACCTTgttgcacatcagagaattcacacaggagagaaaccattttcatgttcgcaatgtgggaaatgttttactcacaGATCATCTTTAATTGCCCATCAAATAatgcacacaggggagaagcggttttcctgttcagaatgtggcaaatgttttactcagaaatcagctcttgttgtacatcagagaattcacacaggagagaagccattttcatgttcagattgtgggaaatgttttgctcaGAAATCACCTCTTGTTGCACATCAGAGACTTCAcaaagcagagaagccattttcacatTAA